ACCGCACGGCCACTGCGAAACCCAACCGTCGCCCCAGCACACCTGGCACAGCCACGCGTTCGGCTGACCAAGGCCGTCGAACACCGGAGTGTGGAACCGGGCAGGGAGCGCCTTGCGCTGCTCGTCGGTCAGATCGACGAGGTCCTCGTACATCGGCTGATCCGGCGGCAAGAGCAGCACCGCGCGGGCGGCGCACTGCTCGTGCTCGATCGGCTTGCCGTCCCGGACGAGGGCCCTGCACGTACCGCACGCCTTCGAGTCGGCGTGCATCCCCAGGGCGCTCATGCCGCCACCGCCGCATCCGCCGCCACCGGCAGAACCACGTCCACGTGCACCGGGATGTCCCGCCACATCGCCACCAGCCGATGCGCCCGCACTACCCGCCCACCAGACGGGTAGTCGTTGCCGAGCGGCCGGATCGACCCGCCCAACACACCGGCGTACCGGCCCAACGCACCGAACCCGCCATCGTGCAGGTGACCGTGGAGCGCGAACTCCCCAACGGACCACGACGCCACGGGCAGCCCCGGGTTCTCACTGAGCAGCTGCACCAGCGCCGTCGCGGCACCCAACTGCGGGATCGGGATACTCTGATGGGACACGATGTCCTCGTCTCTCTGAGTGGTGAGGGTGTCGTCGGGGTCGACCGGATAGCCGTCCGGCGGCCCCGTCTTCATGAGGTGGATCAGGCGGCCGTGGGGCGCTTGCGCTCGCCCGCCGGACGGACCTCGTGCATCGCCGCGATCTCCCGGATGTGGCGCAGCAGGAACGTGATCCGGCCACCCGCCCGGCTATGGGGGAAGACCCGAGCTGACGCCTTGTCACGCAGAGTGCGGGCCGAATACGGCAGCCACCGCTCGGCCTCGATCTGCTCTGGCGTGTAGTGCACGAGTTCGCTCAGGTCCGTGGCGCCGCCGGCCTGGGCGGTGGGGCGCACCTGCTTCTTGGCCGTCGTGGTCGTCACGTCGGTGTCTCCTTGTGAGTGATGGCTGAGGTAGACACCTGCATCGCCGCTGCGATCAGCGCGACCTTCCCCTCCCCCGGGTGGGCAATGAGGCCCCGTTCGAGGCGGGAGAGATAGCCGCGGTTCAGCCCAGTGCGCAGAGAGAGAACTCGGATACTCATTCTCTGAGCCGTACGGATGGCTTTGATTGCGTCGCCGTTCGGTGTCACGCTCAGAGAATGACACGCAGACTCCCGCGGAGCAAGCACTTTGCCCCGCTCAATGCTCTGTTTCTGAACATGCGACGGAGTTGCACTGAGTGCCGGGGCGCGCACGCGGCGCGCAATCTGCAACCCGTACGCCCCTCCAACGCTTAGTAACTGCTGCTCAGAGACCGAGACCCGCACTATTGGGTTGCATTGCAATGCGGCATGATGTGCCTCATGGATCGAGACTGGGCACGGCTGGGATCAGCCCTCCGGGCAGCACGCGATGATCTCGGGCTGGGGCAGCTGCACGTCGCCGAACGCATCGGCGTGAAGCGTGGCGCGCTCCGGAACGTAGAGCGTGGCGAGATCAGCCGAGTCACCCCCACCGTCCGCGAGTACGCCCGCATCGTCGGGTGGACCGACGCCAGCATCGACGCCGTGCTCAGCGGCGGCGAGCCGACCCGTGAAGCCGTGCCCCCCGACGAACCGGCAACCGTCACCGTCGAGGCCCCGGAGGAACTCCCCCTGCGGATTCAGGCCGCACTCGCCGGCGGCGGCCCCGTCCTCGACACGGCCGTCATCAACCTGCCGGGCGAGGACGGCGAGGACTCGGAGGCCCAGATGGTCATCGTCGTGAAGGGCCGCGCGGGCGACGCCACACCAGAGCAGATCCGAAAGGCACTGCTCCAGTGGGAGAAGGCCGAAGCACAGATCAGACGCTCCGGTAAGGAGTGACCGGATCTGTGCGGAAAGTTATGTAAGGGGCTCCGCATATGCCATGAGGTGTGGTTGCATGGTCAACCTGTGAGGGTGCCGCCGCTCGGGACAATTTTGGGGGTCCGATGCGGGTTCAGATCAGGTGCGTGGAGTCCATGCCGTATGGGGTCTGCGCGTGGCTGTTGAAGCGGGGCGGCGAGTGGATCCTGTACATCGCCGAAGAGGTACTGAGCCAGCTCGGAGGGGTCATTCCCGGATCTGAGCCGCTCTCCATCACGCCCCGCTGGAGGCTCACCTAAGGGGGCGTCATGGCGTCAGCAGAGAAGCGCGGGTCCACGTGGCGAGCGCGCTACAACAAGCCCGACGGCTCGGTCGGTTCCGAGTCGGGGTTCCCCACCAAGAAGACCGCACTCGGGTGGGGTCGGGAGCAGGAGGCGGCGATCCGGGCCGGCCGATGGGTCGACCCGGACCTCCGGGCCACGACGTTCGGCGAGTTCACGAAGTCGTTCATGACGTCCCGCCGGAAGCGCGGCCGAACCGTGGGCACCCGGTGGGAGAAGCTCGACAGCCACATCCTGCCGAGGTGGCAGGACACCGCCTTGGGCAGCATCACCTGGTACGAGGTTGACGCGTGGCAGCAGAGCCTCACGATTGCGGACGTGTCGCGCGGGCACTGCGTCAGCTTGATGTCCACCATCATGACGGCCGCGGTCGACGCCCAGCACATCACCGTGAACCCCCTGTTCGGCCGCCGCCGCACGCGCGACACCGCCGGTGACGCCGCCGTACCGAAGGCGCCGAAGGTCAGCCGCGACCCGCGGCCCGAAGACGCGCTACTGCTGGCGGAACGGCTCGGGCCAGCGCGCGGTATCCACGTGCTGACGACCGCGTTCACTGGGCTGCGCTGGGGCGAGGGCCTCGGACTGCACCGGGACCGCGCACTGCTGGAGCGCCGACAGCCGTGGGGTGACGCGGAGTTCGTGTGCCCGGTCCTGCGGGTGGTCGAGGAGTACGCGGAGTACCAGGAGCGCGACCCCGACGGCACGAAGAACGGGTACCTGCTCCAGCTGGAGCCGACGAAGAACGACGGGTCGACGCGCGACATCGACGTGCCGCGGTTCCTCGCCCGCCTGCTCCGCCACCACCTCGACGACTGGCCGCACGAGCGCCCCTTCAGCACGACGTCGGGGAAGCCGTGGCGCCGGGGCAACTGGTCACGCGACTTCCGGCCGGCGTGCGACGGACGCGACGAGCGAGCGAAGCGGCAGGGCGTCTCCTACCGGGCGGAGTGGGAGCCGATCCTGCCCGGCCTGGACATGCGGGCACTGCGCGCGCTGCACGACACGCTCCAGGCGCAGATCGGGGTGAAGGAGCCGTTGGCCTTCGAGGCGGCCGGGCACCGGCGGCCGGGGATCAAGCGGCACTACCAGCGGCCCACCCCGGACATGCGCGCCGAGCGCCTCGCGGGGCTCGAAGAAGTATTCTGGAAGGCGATGGCGAACGTCGGACTCCGGACCATGTGGGGTCGGGTCGACCTCCGGAAGCCGGATCGCTGACCTCGCTCCCCAGATTCTCCCCATTCGATCTTCATCGGGGGACGGGCACCACACCTGATCAGGGCAGATGAATGGTTCAACAACCGCTCTCCTAAAGCGGGTGTCGCAGGTTCGAATCCTGCCGGGGGCACAGAGAAAGACCAAGTCAGAGGCCCTTCCGTCGATCAGACGGAAGGGCCTTCACGTTCGCGGCGCACATGTCTTCCCCAGCCCGGAGCAACGGTACGAGAGGCCGCGGAAGGCAAGCAGACCTGGTACGGGCACGAGAGATGGGCACCCAGCCGGGGCGCTGACGTCGCGTCGAAGCGGACAGGGCTGCGGATGGCCGCTAGCGCTCCGCATAGCGAAGGAACTGCCACCCCAGTACCGCCAGGGCGAGCGCCTGTACCAGGGAGACGATCAGGA
The nucleotide sequence above comes from Streptomyces sp. NBC_01116. Encoded proteins:
- a CDS encoding helix-turn-helix domain-containing protein; its protein translation is MRVSVSEQQLLSVGGAYGLQIARRVRAPALSATPSHVQKQSIERGKVLAPRESACHSLSVTPNGDAIKAIRTAQRMSIRVLSLRTGLNRGYLSRLERGLIAHPGEGKVALIAAAMQVSTSAITHKETPT
- a CDS encoding helix-turn-helix domain-containing protein, translated to MDRDWARLGSALRAARDDLGLGQLHVAERIGVKRGALRNVERGEISRVTPTVREYARIVGWTDASIDAVLSGGEPTREAVPPDEPATVTVEAPEELPLRIQAALAGGGPVLDTAVINLPGEDGEDSEAQMVIVVKGRAGDATPEQIRKALLQWEKAEAQIRRSGKE